Below is a genomic region from Pseudomonas frederiksbergensis.
ATCCTTAACGTCTAGTCGCGAACTCGACCTTCAACTCTTGAGTTAACAGTTCGTCGTCTGTTCATTAATACCACTACAAACCGACGGTGTTTCTTCGCCCGGCGTTGCGGGACACTGGAGCGATCAGACCTATGGAGCGCCCCATGACCGCCAGCGCAGAGAAGTTCACCCGCCAGACCCTGCTCGATGTCCAGCCATTGACGCCGGGCCTGTTCACACTGCGTATCACGCGAGACGCCGGCTTTCGTTTTCGTGCCGGGCAATTCGCCCGTCTAGGGGTTACCAAGGCTGACGGCAGCACGGTCTGGCGTGCGTATTCCATGGTGTCTTCACCCCATGACGAGTTTCTTGAGTTCTTTTCCATCGTCGTTCCCGGTGGCGAATTTACCAGCGAGCTGAGTCGTCTGGAGGCGGGCGATACCTTGTTAGTCGACCGTCAGGCCTTTGGTTTCCTGACACTTGATCGCTTCGTCGATGGGCGTGATCTCTGGTTACTGTCCACAGGGACGGGTATCGCGCCGTTTCTGTCGATCCTGCAGGACTTTGAGGTCTGGGAGAAATTCGAGCGAATCATTCTGGTGTATAGCGTGCGCGAAGCGCGGGAGCTGGCGTATCAGGCGCTGATTGCCGAGTTGGCAGCGCGCGACTATCTGGCGGAACACCACCATAAACTGCAATTTATCGCCACGGTTACCCGCGAGCAGCATCCGCAAGCGTTGAACGGGCGAATCACCCAGTTGATCGAAAATGGTGAACTGGAGCGGGTGGCTGGCGTCG
It encodes:
- a CDS encoding ferredoxin--NADP reductase, yielding MTASAEKFTRQTLLDVQPLTPGLFTLRITRDAGFRFRAGQFARLGVTKADGSTVWRAYSMVSSPHDEFLEFFSIVVPGGEFTSELSRLEAGDTLLVDRQAFGFLTLDRFVDGRDLWLLSTGTGIAPFLSILQDFEVWEKFERIILVYSVREARELAYQALIAELAARDYLAEHHHKLQFIATVTREQHPQALNGRITQLIENGELERVAGVAITAEHSRVMLCGNPQMIDDTRNLLKERDMQLSLTRRPGQVAVENYW